The following coding sequences are from one Methanonatronarchaeum thermophilum window:
- a CDS encoding HemK2/MTQ2 family protein methyltransferase, which produces MTFKNKYNKHTYPPSDDSLLMVDTINKQKKRWNHALDMGTGTGIIAYHLSKKTNKVTAIDINPHAIKSAQKNLKNIKNIEIKQSDLFSQIKQTKYDLITFNPPYIPIEKPELKNSEIEKAWNGGKTGRKTINKFITQSKNHLTKNGSILLLTSSITNPKKIKNKAKKQGFKTKTINKKEIFFETLEIIQLTQNS; this is translated from the coding sequence ATGACATTCAAAAACAAATACAACAAACACACATACCCACCATCAGACGACTCCCTACTCATGGTTGACACAATAAACAAACAAAAAAAGAGATGGAACCACGCACTAGATATGGGTACAGGAACCGGTATAATAGCCTACCACCTATCCAAAAAAACAAACAAAGTAACAGCCATAGACATAAACCCACACGCAATTAAATCAGCACAAAAAAACCTCAAAAACATAAAAAACATAGAAATAAAACAAAGCGATCTATTCAGCCAAATAAAACAAACCAAATACGACCTAATAACATTCAACCCACCATACATACCAATCGAAAAACCCGAACTCAAAAACAGTGAAATAGAAAAAGCCTGGAACGGAGGCAAAACCGGTAGAAAAACAATAAACAAATTCATAACACAATCCAAAAACCACCTAACAAAAAACGGTTCAATCCTACTACTAACATCCTCAATAACCAACCCCAAAAAAATAAAAAACAAAGCAAAAAAACAAGGATTCAAAACCAAAACAATAAACAAAAAAGAAATATTCTTCGAAACCCTCGAAATAATCCAACTAACCCAAAACTCTTAA
- a CDS encoding tRNA pseudouridine(54/55) synthase Pus10, with protein sequence MKNNKQTEKLSRPAKKALQILTDKNLCNHCLGRQYGLLLSGTDNKTRGQILRNYLLMHGDLTLMEDENPTILEKTSLNSNLSKKTLERRGLNHKPKKQKCWLCNNLFDDLDTTVDQILEKTSDIEFNTFLVGTKLTPELIQKEETIWAEYGADYAESLKSEINREIGKKFEQKVDAEVEFKTPDIVAIIHLKDNTIEINNNPIFIYGRYRKHVRGIPQTEWYCPVCRGEGCMRCDGEGSLYEKSIEKTIAKPILKQTKGTEAIFHGAGREDVDVKMLGNGRPFVMEIKNPKKREINHKEIMETINQKHGDKIEVKKIQPTNRNKIKEIKEARAPKSYRAKINAKPKGNKITKQQLKKALKQLEGQTIEQETPRRISRRPEKTRKRKILETELLEQTNEHYIIKIKTEAGAYVKEIISGDKGKTTPSLAELLKKDIKCLELDVINVHYKN encoded by the coding sequence ATGAAAAACAACAAACAAACAGAAAAACTAAGTCGGCCGGCAAAAAAAGCCCTACAGATACTGACAGACAAAAACCTATGCAACCACTGTCTAGGAAGACAATACGGATTACTACTCAGCGGCACAGACAACAAAACAAGAGGACAGATCCTAAGAAACTACCTCTTGATGCACGGCGACCTAACACTAATGGAAGACGAAAACCCCACAATACTCGAAAAAACCAGTTTAAACAGTAATTTAAGTAAAAAAACACTAGAAAGACGTGGACTCAACCACAAACCGAAAAAACAAAAATGTTGGTTATGCAACAACCTATTCGACGACCTCGATACAACTGTAGACCAGATACTTGAAAAAACCAGCGACATCGAGTTCAATACATTCCTAGTCGGAACAAAACTAACTCCAGAACTAATACAAAAAGAAGAAACAATCTGGGCTGAATATGGGGCAGACTACGCAGAATCCCTTAAATCAGAGATAAACAGAGAGATCGGAAAAAAATTCGAACAAAAAGTAGACGCAGAAGTAGAGTTCAAAACACCAGACATCGTAGCCATAATACACCTAAAAGACAACACAATTGAAATAAACAACAACCCAATATTCATCTACGGTAGATACAGAAAACACGTCAGAGGGATCCCACAAACAGAATGGTACTGTCCAGTCTGCAGAGGCGAAGGATGTATGCGTTGCGATGGAGAAGGCAGTTTATACGAAAAATCAATAGAAAAAACAATAGCAAAACCCATACTAAAACAAACCAAAGGAACCGAAGCCATATTCCATGGCGCAGGAAGAGAAGACGTCGACGTAAAAATGCTCGGCAACGGAAGACCCTTCGTAATGGAGATAAAAAACCCCAAAAAAAGAGAGATAAACCACAAAGAAATCATGGAAACAATAAACCAAAAACACGGAGACAAAATAGAGGTCAAAAAAATCCAGCCAACAAACAGGAACAAAATAAAAGAGATAAAAGAGGCAAGAGCACCCAAATCATACAGAGCAAAAATAAACGCAAAACCCAAAGGCAACAAAATAACAAAACAACAACTAAAAAAAGCACTAAAACAACTAGAAGGACAGACAATAGAACAAGAAACACCACGAAGAATATCCAGAAGACCCGAAAAAACCAGAAAACGCAAAATACTCGAAACAGAACTACTAGAACAAACAAACGAACACTACATAATAAAAATAAAAACAGAAGCCGGAGCCTACGTAAAAGAAATAATCAGTGGAGACAAAGGAAAAACAACACCAAGTCTAGCCGAACTGCTCAAAAAAGATATAAAATGCCTAGAACTAGACGTAATAAACGTACATTACAAAAACTAA
- the dnaJ gene encoding molecular chaperone DnaJ — protein sequence MAEDYYKILGVDKEASQKEIKKAYRRKAKKYHPDSGSEESDEEKFKKINEAYQVLSDQEKRQKYDRFGKSGINGDFRQRARTQGFDDIFSSFFGDIFNNSDRRKRNLDIAKKIKISLEDAYNGTEKTISIRRLSKCKECNGKGSKDPDSIQTCNECRGTGETRRVREGMFGRQIVVTECPECEGAGQIINNPCTQCSGEGRHYINDEVSINIPKGVNTGQKLKIDGKGHKDNNTGQIGHLIIIVEVKEDEIFERRDENLFYTLKMGFPDAALGSKAKIPTLNGDVQLDIPSGTQNGDVFRLKGKGMPRLQRRGYGDLYIKAVVETPTDLTEREKEILQELRQYEGKHKEPDKGFFQTVKDNIKDAL from the coding sequence ATGGCAGAAGACTACTACAAAATATTAGGCGTCGACAAAGAAGCAAGTCAAAAAGAAATAAAAAAAGCATATAGACGAAAAGCCAAAAAATACCATCCCGACTCAGGATCAGAAGAATCAGACGAAGAAAAATTTAAAAAAATAAACGAAGCCTACCAAGTATTAAGTGACCAAGAAAAAAGACAAAAATACGATAGGTTCGGTAAATCCGGAATCAACGGAGACTTCAGACAAAGAGCTAGAACACAAGGATTCGACGACATATTCAGCTCATTCTTCGGAGACATATTCAACAACTCAGATAGAAGAAAAAGAAACCTCGATATAGCAAAAAAAATAAAAATATCTTTAGAAGACGCATACAATGGAACAGAAAAAACCATATCAATCCGGAGACTCAGCAAATGCAAAGAATGTAACGGAAAAGGCTCAAAAGACCCAGACTCTATACAAACATGCAATGAATGCCGTGGAACCGGTGAAACAAGACGCGTTCGGGAAGGAATGTTTGGACGCCAAATCGTTGTAACCGAATGTCCAGAATGCGAAGGCGCAGGCCAAATAATAAACAACCCTTGCACCCAATGTTCAGGAGAAGGCCGACACTACATCAACGACGAAGTATCAATAAACATCCCGAAAGGCGTAAACACCGGACAGAAATTAAAAATAGATGGAAAAGGTCACAAAGACAATAACACAGGCCAAATAGGACACCTAATAATCATCGTCGAAGTAAAAGAAGACGAAATATTCGAAAGAAGAGATGAAAACCTCTTCTACACTCTAAAAATGGGTTTTCCCGATGCCGCATTAGGAAGCAAAGCAAAGATCCCCACACTAAACGGAGATGTACAACTTGATATACCCTCCGGAACACAAAACGGAGATGTATTCAGACTAAAAGGAAAAGGAATGCCAAGACTTCAAAGAAGAGGATACGGAGACCTATACATCAAAGCAGTGGTTGAAACACCCACCGACCTAACAGAACGAGAAAAAGAGATACTCCAAGAACTACGACAATACGAAGGAAAACACAAAGAACCAGACAAAGGATTCTTCCAAACTGTTAAAGACAACATAAAAGACGCTTTATAA
- a CDS encoding RNA polymerase Rpb4 family protein, with product MVKEVLKDNPITISEVSEILTNEITQRKEDEKRIGYAQRRSFDHVQKFSKTNPEQAKKLRKELLEHEKVTPELAVKLTDLMPKEKKQIRAIYAKERFALDTEVIEQIQEIINKYR from the coding sequence TTGGTTAAAGAGGTGCTTAAAGACAACCCTATAACCATATCAGAAGTAAGCGAGATACTAACAAACGAAATAACCCAACGAAAAGAAGACGAAAAAAGAATCGGTTACGCACAAAGAAGATCCTTCGACCACGTACAGAAATTCTCGAAAACAAACCCAGAACAAGCAAAAAAACTCAGAAAAGAACTACTTGAACACGAAAAAGTAACACCAGAACTAGCAGTCAAACTCACAGACCTAATGCCAAAAGAAAAAAAACAGATACGAGCCATATACGCAAAAGAAAGATTCGCATTAGACACAGAAGTAATAGAACAGATACAAGAGATAATAAATAAATACCGTTAA
- a CDS encoding protein-L-isoaspartate O-methyltransferase has product MNRFLDKIFKLRSGGSEMSMEERREKLVERLVEKGHITDEKVIRALKTVPRHEFVPKDRKRSSYNDRPLPIGEGQTISAPHMVGILVEKLDLNGDELVLEIGGGSGYNAAVVAELLEDGRVISIERIDELADKARENLEKTGYIDKVSLVVGDGSKGYGEEAPYDRIFLTAGAPALPKPLVEQLKDGGIIVAPVGDMRSQILVVGKKRGNELIQEEWGRCAFVPLIGKHGFKQ; this is encoded by the coding sequence TTGAATCGTTTTCTAGATAAAATATTCAAGTTACGTTCTGGAGGAAGTGAGATGAGCATGGAGGAGAGGCGGGAGAAACTGGTTGAAAGGCTTGTTGAAAAAGGCCATATCACGGATGAAAAGGTTATACGGGCATTAAAAACTGTGCCTAGACATGAGTTTGTTCCAAAAGATAGAAAGAGAAGTTCTTACAATGACCGGCCGCTACCTATCGGTGAAGGCCAGACCATTAGCGCTCCTCACATGGTTGGTATTTTGGTTGAAAAGTTAGATTTAAATGGTGACGAACTTGTTCTTGAAATAGGTGGTGGTAGTGGTTATAATGCCGCCGTAGTCGCTGAATTACTTGAAGATGGTAGGGTTATATCGATTGAGCGGATAGATGAACTTGCGGATAAAGCTAGGGAAAACCTTGAAAAAACCGGTTATATTGACAAGGTATCCTTGGTGGTTGGGGATGGTTCTAAAGGATATGGTGAGGAAGCTCCATACGACCGGATATTTCTAACTGCAGGAGCTCCAGCCTTGCCAAAACCGTTGGTGGAACAGTTGAAGGATGGTGGGATCATCGTAGCCCCTGTAGGAGATATGAGGTCACAGATATTGGTTGTAGGTAAAAAAAGAGGAAATGAGTTGATACAAGAAGAATGGGGTAGATGTGCGTTCGTACCTTTGATTGGAAAACATGGCTTTAAGCAATAA
- a CDS encoding 50S ribosomal protein L21e, translating into MPQKSKGFRQGTRKKLAKKEREKGAIPVTRSIREFKKDDRVHIIIDPSIQKGMPHPRFHGKTGRITEKRGRSYVVEVTDNNDKKQLTIRPEHLKPQQG; encoded by the coding sequence ATGCCACAAAAATCAAAAGGATTCAGACAAGGAACAAGAAAAAAACTAGCTAAAAAAGAACGAGAAAAAGGAGCAATACCAGTAACCCGATCAATTAGAGAGTTCAAAAAAGACGATAGAGTACACATAATAATAGACCCAAGCATCCAAAAAGGAATGCCACACCCCCGATTCCACGGTAAAACAGGTCGAATAACAGAAAAAAGAGGCCGATCCTACGTAGTAGAAGTAACCGACAACAATGACAAAAAACAACTAACAATACGACCAGAACACCTCAAACCACAGCAAGGGTGA
- the rsmA gene encoding 16S rRNA (adenine(1518)-N(6)/adenine(1519)-N(6))-dimethyltransferase RsmA — MDTKKILKKHNIRPKKNLGQNFLINNKIAQRQVKHADIQPDEKILEIGGGVGTLTQELIKTPGKITVIEKDPKLHKILKKRFGEKITLIQGDAIQTDYGETDKVVANLPYQISSEITFKILKKPFKKAILMYQKEFAERMTAKPGTKEYGRLTVGVDLYSNAEILEKIPQTAFYPQPKVMSALVKLTPKNPKYTPKNQEFFLDFTKAIFSQRRKKLKNAMKNTRHMLNPKPTKKTLKQTIKKLDKTTEKRPEKLTPSQIADCSNKLYTEIQKTKKQ, encoded by the coding sequence ATGGACACCAAAAAAATCCTAAAAAAACACAACATACGGCCCAAAAAAAACTTGGGCCAAAACTTTCTAATCAACAACAAAATCGCCCAGCGACAGGTAAAACACGCAGACATACAGCCAGATGAAAAAATACTTGAAATCGGAGGCGGAGTAGGTACATTAACCCAAGAACTAATCAAAACCCCCGGCAAAATCACAGTCATAGAAAAAGACCCAAAACTACACAAAATACTAAAAAAACGTTTTGGAGAAAAAATAACATTAATTCAAGGCGACGCAATCCAAACTGACTATGGAGAAACCGACAAAGTAGTAGCAAACCTACCATACCAAATATCATCAGAAATAACATTCAAAATACTGAAAAAACCATTCAAAAAGGCAATCCTGATGTACCAAAAAGAGTTCGCAGAAAGAATGACGGCCAAACCAGGAACCAAAGAATACGGAAGACTCACAGTCGGAGTAGACCTATACTCAAACGCAGAAATCCTCGAAAAAATACCACAAACCGCTTTTTATCCACAACCAAAAGTAATGTCAGCACTAGTCAAACTAACACCAAAAAACCCAAAATACACCCCCAAAAACCAAGAATTCTTCCTAGACTTCACAAAAGCAATATTCAGCCAAAGAAGAAAAAAACTAAAAAACGCAATGAAAAACACAAGACACATGCTAAACCCAAAACCAACCAAAAAAACACTCAAACAAACAATAAAAAAACTAGACAAAACCACCGAAAAAAGACCAGAAAAACTAACACCCAGCCAGATCGCAGATTGCTCAAACAAACTATACACAGAAATACAAAAAACAAAAAAACAATAA
- a CDS encoding DUF655 domain-containing protein codes for MKKNKKREDYIWVLDFLPRGHVEDDRPAYKKEPIIQGVGEEHFTLLEIVPKEGQTVSQYDKIYIGPGEREKADYVKKRINFKELTRNAQTELPYIIEEIVKEKEEKYINAFNNAQPITTRQHTLELFPGIGKKLMWKILDDKEAAGKFESFEDLSERVNGIHHPERIIAKRITQEIKDKNLKYRLFVKDN; via the coding sequence ATGAAGAAAAATAAAAAAAGAGAAGATTATATCTGGGTCCTGGATTTCCTACCAAGAGGACATGTCGAAGATGACAGGCCAGCATACAAAAAAGAACCAATAATCCAGGGCGTTGGTGAAGAACATTTCACACTACTAGAAATCGTTCCAAAAGAAGGGCAAACCGTAAGCCAATACGACAAAATCTACATAGGTCCTGGAGAAAGAGAAAAAGCAGATTACGTAAAAAAAAGAATCAACTTCAAAGAACTCACAAGAAACGCCCAAACAGAACTACCATACATAATTGAAGAGATAGTTAAAGAAAAAGAAGAAAAATACATAAACGCATTCAACAACGCACAACCAATAACAACCCGACAACACACACTAGAACTCTTCCCCGGCATCGGAAAGAAATTAATGTGGAAAATACTAGACGATAAAGAAGCCGCAGGCAAATTCGAATCATTCGAAGACCTATCAGAAAGAGTAAACGGAATACACCACCCCGAAAGAATAATCGCCAAAAGAATAACACAAGAAATCAAAGACAAAAACCTCAAATACAGGTTGTTCGTTAAAGACAACTAA
- a CDS encoding nucleotide exchange factor GrpE, with amino-acid sequence MDESRSLDEMDREELCNLLREKEERVEELESLVKRIKADFENYKKRTDNKIENEVFKAEIDFAKDLLDAVDSFKVALEIGEVRDDGFYEGVKNTYSLLIDSLKERGLKEIESENFDPNLHQAVDRVETDEYNDGEVVDVLQEGYIYQEQVLRPSLVRVAFNPNGDESSLESSEDTEVNGDDYDE; translated from the coding sequence ATGGATGAATCTAGGTCACTTGATGAGATGGATAGGGAGGAGTTATGTAATTTGTTGAGGGAGAAAGAAGAGCGTGTGGAGGAGTTGGAAAGCCTTGTTAAAAGGATTAAAGCCGATTTTGAGAACTATAAAAAGAGAACCGATAATAAGATAGAGAATGAGGTTTTTAAAGCTGAAATAGATTTTGCAAAAGATCTTCTAGATGCGGTTGATTCATTTAAAGTTGCTTTAGAGATAGGGGAAGTTAGGGATGACGGTTTTTATGAGGGAGTTAAAAATACGTATAGTTTGTTGATCGATTCATTAAAGGAACGTGGGTTAAAAGAGATTGAATCGGAAAACTTTGATCCGAACCTCCATCAAGCTGTAGATCGTGTTGAAACAGATGAATATAATGATGGTGAGGTTGTTGATGTCCTACAGGAAGGATATATATATCAAGAACAGGTTTTGAGACCCAGCCTTGTTAGGGTTGCATTCAATCCTAATGGAGATGAATCAAGTTTAGAAAGTTCTGAAGATACTGAAGTTAATGGAGATGATTATGATGAGTGA
- the dnaK gene encoding molecular chaperone DnaK, producing MMSEGNEKILGIDLGTTNSAMAIVEGGDADIIENAEGDRTTPSIVGFKDGERLIGKPAKNQIVMNPENTVKSIKRHMGEEYTVELEDKEYTPQEISAMILQKIKMDAEDYLGQEINKAVITVPAYFTDAQRQATKDAGEIAGFEVERIINEPTAASLAYGLGDSEEKTIAVYDFGGGTFDLSILELDDGIFEVLATSGDNHLGGDDFDERVIDWIADKFMDEHGVDLREEPQALQRIKEAAEEAKKELSNKKRTQINIPFVYQDEDGAKNIDYKITRAKFEELVEDLVDKTIKLTKQGISDAGMDKNDIDDILLVGGSTRVPLVREKIKNYFGKDPSKKINPDEVVALGAAIQGGSLAGEVDDLLLLDVTPLSLGIETKGGVFTKLIEKNTTIPTEESKTFTTAVDNQTSVTVHVLQGERAMAKDNKSLGQFVLDGIPPAKAGVPQIDVTFEIDANGILQVSAKDKGTGKEQSITIQDQARLDEDEIERMKEEAEEYKEEDEKKKEKIEAINQAEQLIRGTKKVLDENEELVDEDIRKDINERIEDLEKEIGKDDPELQEIEKLTEKLVEASQKIGQKAYDQNAAAGAAGGAAAGHAAGQQQTQTGSEYVDVDYEEVDSDDGEK from the coding sequence ATGATGAGTGAAGGTAATGAAAAGATACTTGGAATAGATTTAGGTACAACTAACTCCGCTATGGCCATCGTTGAAGGTGGTGACGCCGATATAATCGAAAACGCCGAAGGAGACCGAACTACCCCATCTATCGTTGGATTTAAAGATGGAGAACGGCTTATAGGTAAGCCAGCTAAGAACCAGATAGTTATGAATCCAGAGAACACAGTGAAATCTATTAAACGCCATATGGGTGAGGAGTACACAGTCGAGCTTGAAGATAAAGAATATACTCCTCAAGAAATATCAGCTATGATTCTACAGAAAATAAAGATGGATGCCGAAGACTATCTCGGCCAGGAGATAAACAAAGCGGTTATAACGGTTCCAGCATACTTTACAGATGCCCAGAGACAAGCGACTAAGGATGCTGGTGAGATAGCTGGTTTCGAAGTAGAGAGAATAATAAACGAACCGACAGCAGCTTCACTTGCATACGGCCTTGGTGATTCGGAAGAAAAAACAATCGCGGTATACGATTTCGGTGGAGGTACATTCGACCTATCGATACTGGAGCTCGATGATGGTATTTTTGAAGTACTCGCTACCTCAGGGGACAACCACCTTGGTGGTGACGACTTCGATGAGAGAGTTATAGATTGGATAGCAGATAAATTTATGGATGAACATGGCGTTGATTTGAGGGAAGAACCACAGGCTTTGCAGAGAATAAAAGAAGCAGCTGAAGAAGCTAAAAAAGAACTTTCAAACAAAAAAAGAACCCAGATAAACATTCCATTTGTTTACCAAGATGAAGATGGAGCGAAAAACATAGATTACAAGATAACAAGAGCAAAATTCGAAGAACTCGTCGAAGACCTCGTTGACAAAACCATAAAACTAACAAAGCAAGGCATAAGTGATGCAGGAATGGATAAAAACGACATAGATGACATACTGTTGGTGGGTGGTTCTACAAGAGTTCCATTAGTCAGGGAAAAAATAAAAAACTATTTTGGAAAGGACCCAAGCAAAAAAATAAATCCAGACGAAGTGGTTGCTTTAGGCGCCGCCATACAAGGTGGTTCACTCGCAGGAGAAGTAGATGACCTCCTCCTACTAGATGTAACACCACTCTCCCTCGGTATAGAGACAAAAGGCGGAGTTTTCACCAAACTAATAGAGAAAAACACTACAATACCGACCGAAGAATCAAAGACATTTACAACCGCTGTTGACAACCAAACCTCAGTAACAGTACACGTTCTTCAAGGCGAAAGAGCAATGGCAAAAGACAACAAATCACTTGGCCAGTTCGTCCTCGATGGAATCCCACCAGCAAAAGCTGGAGTTCCACAAATCGACGTTACATTCGAAATAGATGCAAATGGAATACTACAGGTCTCAGCAAAAGACAAAGGAACAGGAAAAGAACAATCGATAACAATACAAGACCAAGCCAGATTGGACGAAGATGAAATAGAGAGAATGAAAGAAGAAGCTGAAGAATACAAAGAAGAAGACGAAAAGAAAAAAGAAAAAATCGAAGCAATAAACCAGGCCGAACAATTGATCAGAGGAACCAAAAAAGTACTGGACGAAAATGAAGAACTCGTCGATGAAGACATTCGGAAAGACATCAATGAACGAATCGAAGACCTAGAAAAAGAAATCGGTAAAGACGACCCCGAACTCCAGGAAATAGAAAAACTAACTGAAAAGTTAGTGGAAGCATCACAAAAAATAGGTCAAAAAGCCTACGACCAGAATGCAGCCGCAGGCGCTGCTGGAGGAGCCGCAGCCGGACATGCCGCAGGACAACAACAAACACAAACAGGCAGTGAATACGTCGATGTTGACTACGAAGAAGTAGACAGTGACGATGGAGAAAAATAA
- a CDS encoding signal recognition particle protein Srp54: protein MVLDNLGGSLKKSIRNIVGKGRISEKDVKELNKEIQRALLKSDVDVRMVKALTDRIKKRALDEKPPKGASAREHIINIVYDELVNIVGKGTEIPVEEQDIMLVGLQGSGKTTTAAKLAYYFKNKGLKTGVICADTHRPGAYSQLKKLCGEVNCLFYGEQESEDAVSVVKNGLKELNKTEVRIVDTAGRHSLESDLITEMEEIEETVGADRTYLVIDASIGKGVKKQANAFNDAIGIDGVIITKLDGTAKGGGALTAVSETDTKIAFIGSGEKYEEFEEFDPDSFISRLLGMGDIQKLMHRAEERLDPEDMDMESMMKGDLTLKDVYQQLESITKLGPLKQIMSMLPTGPQKLPDDALDITKEKMEKFRIIMDSMTDEELEKPQVIGSSRVKRIARGSGTSREEVNELLKYHKMMKKLMKNMRGKRLPMNKMMKKFGR from the coding sequence TTGGTCTTAGATAACCTTGGTGGCTCCCTAAAAAAGAGCATAAGAAACATAGTTGGTAAGGGCAGAATAAGTGAAAAAGACGTAAAAGAACTAAACAAAGAGATACAGAGAGCCCTACTAAAATCCGATGTTGACGTAAGGATGGTTAAAGCGCTCACAGACCGAATAAAAAAGAGAGCGCTTGATGAAAAACCACCTAAGGGAGCTAGTGCAAGAGAGCACATAATAAACATAGTTTATGACGAACTCGTCAACATAGTAGGTAAAGGAACAGAGATTCCAGTCGAAGAACAAGACATAATGTTGGTAGGGCTTCAAGGATCTGGTAAAACAACCACAGCCGCAAAACTAGCATACTACTTTAAAAACAAAGGCCTGAAAACAGGTGTCATATGCGCAGATACACACCGACCAGGTGCCTACAGCCAGTTAAAAAAACTCTGTGGAGAAGTCAACTGTCTTTTTTATGGAGAACAAGAATCTGAAGATGCAGTTTCAGTTGTCAAAAATGGATTAAAAGAACTGAACAAAACCGAAGTCCGTATAGTGGACACAGCAGGACGCCACTCCCTAGAATCAGACCTAATAACAGAGATGGAAGAAATCGAGGAAACAGTTGGCGCAGACCGCACCTACCTCGTTATAGACGCCTCAATAGGTAAAGGAGTTAAAAAACAAGCAAACGCATTCAACGACGCAATAGGAATAGACGGAGTCATAATAACAAAACTAGACGGAACAGCAAAAGGTGGAGGCGCATTAACCGCCGTATCAGAAACAGACACAAAAATAGCTTTCATAGGTTCCGGAGAAAAATACGAAGAATTTGAGGAGTTCGATCCAGACAGCTTCATATCCCGCCTACTAGGAATGGGAGACATACAAAAACTGATGCACAGAGCCGAAGAACGACTCGACCCCGAAGACATGGACATGGAATCCATGATGAAAGGCGACCTAACACTCAAAGACGTATACCAACAACTCGAATCAATAACAAAACTAGGTCCACTAAAACAGATAATGAGCATGCTGCCAACAGGCCCACAAAAACTACCCGACGACGCACTCGACATAACAAAAGAAAAAATGGAGAAATTCAGAATCATAATGGACTCAATGACAGACGAAGAACTCGAAAAACCACAGGTAATCGGTAGCTCCAGAGTAAAACGAATAGCAAGAGGATCAGGAACCTCAAGAGAAGAAGTAAACGAACTACTGAAATACCACAAAATGATGAAGAAACTAATGAAAAACATGCGAGGCAAAAGACTTCCAATGAACAAAATGATGAAGAAATTCGGTAGATAA